The proteins below are encoded in one region of Amycolatopsis magusensis:
- a CDS encoding sensor histidine kinase produces the protein MLQRSARWAAAVFALAGAYYLGARLGLEFALVRGQVAPLWPPTGLALAVLLRFGLRLWPGVLLGSVAANLPLGPSPLAVVVIGAGATAAPVVAVVLLRRAGFQTDLARLRDVTALVFGALGGMAISATVGAGVLVLADALQPGQLLAAWSVWWAGDATGVLVFAPALLLLLRAHRVRWREITTAHWLKSAVLTGGTLALAIAVASGQVPWLFIIFPVVIWSAWRLGLAVVSPCLVIATTGTTIAATLGAGPFAGQELLNRMVLLQSFNGALVLTGLLLAAAAAEQRAAAAVSQLAGAELEVEVTERTAMFTEAERVGQVGSWERDLATGEVIWSDQMYRLYGMVPRSRALDYGTFLEHVHPDDRAEVAAVNEQALRDHLDTELAHRVVWPDGTVRWLNRRARVMVDDSGTARKMVGTAQDITAARTAAAETRILLDSVTDAIVGFDAAGTVTLVNERAVELFGRLTGERIGLLLPDLDTARACQGIELTGHRQDGDEFPAEVSVRPLSTAEGAFGGTVAVAVVRDVTQRKKAEEATRQLREEHQRRQQALEINDNVVQGLSAALYALDSGESARAVRILQRTLDTARQIMRDLLHETLDIAPGDLVRQQPAALGAPEPPPAPEPPAGTGPVTAVIADDSREVRFALRALLESLPGITVVGEVADGVEAVRIAGDRRPDALLLDLAMPGMDGLEALPLILAASPGTKVIVVSGYGRDQVAEQALRLGATAYVEKGGSTRLLANLLADLFSAIGRNRAEPRSGPVAEVDQQADIAATCAHELRTPIAALTSITELLLDQGERMPAETVHKLLGAMARSLRQLDRVVQDLADAGRMLNGKLDLLLESTDLGDLVRALLGELSELTEDHPVELRVGDGVVAGIDPFRIRQVLLNLLANAAKFSQPGTPIRLSLRTAGDCAEIAVTDQGPGIAPEHRDRLFGKFERLGSMHRGTGLGLYISKEIARAHRGDLVLAESGPGGSTFVLSLPIVLS, from the coding sequence ATGCTGCAACGATCTGCCCGGTGGGCCGCCGCCGTGTTCGCGCTGGCCGGGGCCTACTACCTCGGCGCCCGCCTCGGCCTGGAGTTCGCGCTGGTGCGCGGCCAGGTGGCCCCGCTGTGGCCACCGACCGGGCTGGCGCTGGCCGTGTTGCTGCGCTTCGGGTTGCGGCTGTGGCCAGGCGTGCTCCTCGGCTCGGTCGCCGCCAACCTGCCGCTCGGGCCGTCCCCGCTCGCCGTGGTCGTCATCGGCGCCGGGGCCACGGCGGCGCCGGTGGTGGCCGTGGTGCTCTTGCGCCGCGCCGGGTTCCAGACGGATCTGGCCCGCCTGCGCGACGTCACCGCGCTCGTGTTCGGCGCGCTCGGCGGCATGGCGATCAGCGCCACCGTGGGCGCCGGGGTCCTCGTGCTCGCGGACGCCCTCCAACCCGGACAACTCCTCGCCGCCTGGTCGGTGTGGTGGGCGGGCGACGCGACCGGCGTGCTGGTCTTCGCGCCCGCGCTGCTGCTACTCCTGCGCGCGCACCGCGTTCGCTGGCGCGAGATCACCACCGCGCACTGGCTCAAATCGGCCGTGCTGACCGGGGGCACGCTGGCGCTGGCTATCGCGGTCGCGAGTGGTCAGGTGCCGTGGCTGTTCATCATCTTCCCGGTGGTCATCTGGAGCGCCTGGCGCCTCGGCCTCGCCGTGGTCTCCCCCTGCCTGGTCATCGCCACCACCGGCACCACCATCGCCGCCACGCTCGGCGCAGGACCGTTCGCCGGGCAGGAGCTGCTCAACCGGATGGTGCTGCTGCAGTCGTTCAACGGCGCCCTCGTGCTGACCGGGCTCCTGCTCGCCGCGGCCGCGGCCGAACAACGCGCGGCCGCCGCGGTCAGCCAGCTCGCGGGCGCCGAGCTGGAAGTCGAAGTCACCGAACGCACGGCGATGTTCACCGAAGCCGAACGCGTCGGCCAGGTCGGCAGCTGGGAACGCGATCTGGCCACCGGCGAGGTCATCTGGAGCGACCAGATGTACCGGCTCTACGGCATGGTCCCGCGCTCACGCGCCCTCGACTACGGCACCTTCCTCGAGCACGTGCACCCCGACGACCGCGCGGAGGTCGCGGCGGTGAACGAGCAGGCGCTGCGGGACCACCTCGACACCGAACTGGCGCACCGCGTGGTGTGGCCGGACGGGACGGTGCGCTGGCTCAACCGCCGCGCCCGCGTGATGGTCGACGACTCCGGCACCGCGCGGAAGATGGTCGGTACCGCGCAGGACATCACCGCGGCCAGGACGGCGGCGGCGGAAACCCGGATCCTGCTCGATTCGGTCACCGACGCGATCGTCGGCTTCGACGCCGCGGGCACGGTCACCCTGGTCAACGAGCGTGCGGTGGAGTTGTTCGGCAGGCTCACCGGCGAGCGGATCGGCCTGCTGCTGCCGGATCTCGACACCGCCCGCGCGTGCCAGGGCATCGAACTGACCGGACACCGCCAGGACGGCGATGAGTTCCCGGCGGAGGTCTCGGTGCGGCCGCTGTCCACCGCCGAAGGTGCCTTCGGCGGCACGGTCGCGGTCGCCGTGGTCCGCGACGTCACCCAGCGCAAGAAGGCCGAAGAAGCGACCCGGCAGCTGCGGGAGGAGCACCAGCGGCGGCAACAAGCCTTGGAGATCAACGACAACGTCGTGCAGGGGCTGTCGGCCGCGCTCTACGCACTGGATTCCGGCGAGTCCGCCCGTGCCGTCCGCATCCTGCAGCGCACGCTCGACACCGCGCGCCAGATCATGCGGGACCTCCTGCACGAGACCCTGGACATCGCGCCGGGAGACCTCGTGCGGCAGCAACCCGCCGCGCTCGGCGCACCCGAACCACCGCCCGCGCCCGAGCCGCCGGCGGGCACCGGACCGGTGACCGCGGTGATCGCCGACGACAGCCGCGAAGTCCGGTTCGCCCTGCGTGCGCTGCTGGAATCGTTGCCGGGCATCACCGTCGTCGGTGAGGTGGCCGACGGCGTGGAGGCGGTGCGGATCGCCGGTGACCGGCGGCCGGACGCGCTGCTGCTCGACCTGGCCATGCCCGGGATGGACGGACTCGAAGCCCTGCCGCTGATCCTGGCGGCTTCGCCCGGCACCAAGGTCATCGTGGTCTCCGGGTACGGCCGTGACCAGGTCGCCGAGCAGGCGCTGCGCCTCGGTGCCACGGCGTACGTGGAGAAGGGCGGCTCGACCCGGCTGCTGGCGAACCTGCTGGCGGACCTGTTCTCCGCGATCGGCCGCAACCGCGCCGAGCCACGGTCGGGCCCGGTCGCCGAAGTGGACCAGCAGGCCGACATCGCGGCGACCTGCGCGCACGAACTGCGCACGCCGATCGCCGCGCTCACCAGCATCACCGAACTGCTGCTCGACCAGGGCGAGCGGATGCCCGCCGAAACCGTCCACAAACTACTCGGCGCGATGGCGCGCAGCCTGCGCCAGCTGGACCGGGTGGTGCAGGACCTCGCCGACGCCGGCCGGATGCTCAACGGGAAACTGGACCTGCTGCTGGAGAGCACCGATCTCGGCGACCTGGTGCGGGCGCTGCTCGGCGAACTGTCCGAACTCACCGAAGACCACCCGGTCGAACTCCGGGTCGGGGACGGGGTGGTCGCCGGGATCGACCCGTTCCGGATCCGGCAGGTGCTGCTGAACCTGCTCGCGAACGCGGCGAAGTTCAGCCAGCCGGGCACGCCGATCCGGCTGAGCCTGCGCACCGCCGGGGACTGCGCGGAGATCGCGGTCACCGACCAGGGGCCGGGCATCGCACCGGAACACCGCGACCGGCTCTTCGGCAAGTTCGAGCGGCTCGGCAGCATGCACCGCGGCACCGGACTGGGGCTGTACATCTCCAAGGAGATCGCCAGGGCGCACCGGGGAGACCTCGTGCTCGCCGAGAGCGGTCCCGGTGGCAGCACCTTCGTGCTGTCACTGCCGATCGTGCTCAGCTGA
- a CDS encoding STAS domain-containing protein: MPAAGGVSVDLRVHRSGVVIGCVTGEVDRLGAPVLARFLSHRVAAREDFVLDLRGLGFLGAAGLATLLEAAGAAAEENVSWAMVTWGPVVNRVVEATGVSTVLPTHPTLIDALADVEAGRRRFDRVLPKRVSSVPEHHNLPPA; the protein is encoded by the coding sequence TTGCCAGCGGCCGGCGGTGTTTCCGTAGATCTCCGCGTCCACCGCAGCGGAGTGGTCATCGGCTGCGTGACCGGTGAGGTGGACCGCCTCGGCGCACCGGTGCTCGCGCGGTTCCTGAGCCACCGCGTGGCGGCACGGGAGGATTTCGTCCTGGACCTGCGTGGCCTGGGCTTCCTGGGGGCGGCCGGCCTGGCCACCCTGCTGGAGGCAGCGGGCGCGGCAGCCGAGGAGAACGTCTCGTGGGCCATGGTGACCTGGGGCCCGGTGGTGAACCGCGTGGTGGAGGCGACCGGGGTGAGCACCGTGCTGCCGACCCACCCCACCCTCATCGACGCGCTGGCCGATGTCGAAGCCGGCCGTCGCCGGTTCGACCGCGTCCTGCCGAAGAGGGTGTCCTCGGTGCCGGAGCACCACAACCTGCCCCCGGCCTGA
- a CDS encoding alpha/beta fold hydrolase translates to MDFEEIVVETERLAFPALAAGDGPVVVCWHGFPDHPATFEPLAERLVAAGRRVVLPYLRGFHPDTADALEYGGSLTFAADAAAVARALDPDGVDMIGHDVGAGMVLQLDRRLIDYLWATWSPGLTLSPEHRERVHRMYGDERYIANSLKIYRANFDPSGHDPALVEFGGRSEAAAGKPLLVLAGADDGCIAAEHFEQAYRGLAPGSDVAVLRNAGHFLHLEQPDEVARRVLRWFDSIR, encoded by the coding sequence ATGGACTTCGAGGAGATCGTGGTCGAAACCGAGCGGCTGGCCTTCCCGGCGCTGGCCGCGGGGGACGGGCCGGTGGTGGTGTGCTGGCACGGTTTCCCCGATCACCCGGCCACCTTCGAACCACTGGCCGAGCGGCTCGTCGCGGCGGGCAGGCGCGTGGTCTTGCCGTACCTGCGCGGGTTCCACCCCGACACCGCGGACGCGCTGGAGTACGGCGGCAGCCTCACCTTCGCCGCCGACGCGGCAGCCGTGGCCCGCGCGCTCGACCCGGACGGCGTCGACATGATCGGCCACGACGTCGGCGCGGGCATGGTGCTCCAGCTCGACCGCCGCCTGATCGACTACCTGTGGGCCACGTGGTCACCGGGGTTGACGCTGTCGCCGGAGCACCGGGAGCGCGTCCACCGGATGTACGGCGACGAGCGCTACATCGCCAACTCGCTGAAGATCTACCGCGCCAACTTCGACCCCAGCGGGCACGACCCGGCGCTGGTCGAGTTCGGCGGCCGCAGCGAAGCCGCCGCGGGCAAGCCGTTGCTGGTGCTCGCCGGCGCGGACGACGGTTGCATCGCCGCCGAGCACTTCGAACAGGCCTACCGCGGCCTCGCGCCCGGATCCGACGTGGCGGTCCTCCGGAACGCGGGCCACTTCCTGCACCTGGAACAACCCGATGAGGTGGCGCGGCGGGTGCTGCGCTGGTTCGACTCGATCAGGTGA
- a CDS encoding glycoside hydrolase family 43 protein has translation MRKSVLFLVGLLLLAGAVPAGATSAPTYFNSATTPGADPFVHFDRASGYYYAYSTEGADPGYHFGIYRSPDLATWEHLPGGALKAGEAGTWAHDWFWAPELYHNERTGLYYLFYSGRMNQNVAEHFKYADFEEPSKVGVAVADSPAGPFRDVAPGPLDYHPFDPDYHDVNLIMDAAQKKPPATLAEGQTAPLGTYLPFIDPNVFFDADGRIYLYFSRNAYRNWVWDTDLGKYVEESNIYAVELTSDWWHDPSGTTKPAIAPSYRDTNLDPADPPGTRKDGWTPILNYGSDKQSWENAHVDDYAKTGGQKKDRRWAEGSTTVRTTDEHGKPVYRLTYSANNYENEHYGVGYATADSPLGPFRKSPANPVLSQDPAQGVYSTGHGSIVGSPDGSEDFYVHHGRPSTADSRRVYSSRMRVDGALAIDLTTADQPLPSGVGPLHLRSSERLLRLRPGVPGGTDVTVRSAPGAAFDLTNPLNRLHARLVPASAGTVEVSGGRVTVTMPRNGAGLLEIGYQRLRADGSYTEVPHGKALIPVLSRS, from the coding sequence GTGCGGAAGAGCGTCCTTTTCCTGGTCGGCCTGCTGCTCCTCGCCGGTGCGGTGCCCGCGGGCGCGACTTCGGCGCCCACGTACTTCAACAGCGCCACCACGCCCGGGGCCGATCCGTTCGTCCACTTCGACCGCGCGAGCGGCTACTACTACGCCTACTCGACCGAGGGCGCGGATCCCGGTTACCACTTCGGCATCTACCGCTCGCCGGACCTGGCCACCTGGGAGCACCTGCCCGGCGGCGCGCTCAAAGCGGGTGAGGCGGGAACCTGGGCGCACGACTGGTTCTGGGCGCCGGAGCTGTACCACAACGAACGGACCGGGCTGTACTACCTGTTCTACTCGGGACGGATGAACCAGAACGTCGCCGAGCACTTCAAGTACGCGGACTTCGAAGAGCCGTCGAAGGTCGGTGTCGCGGTGGCCGACTCGCCGGCGGGCCCGTTCCGCGACGTGGCCCCGGGACCGCTGGACTACCACCCGTTCGACCCGGACTACCACGACGTCAACCTGATCATGGACGCCGCGCAGAAGAAGCCGCCCGCCACGCTGGCCGAGGGGCAGACCGCGCCGCTGGGCACCTACCTCCCGTTCATCGACCCCAACGTCTTCTTCGACGCGGACGGCCGGATCTACCTCTACTTCTCACGCAACGCCTACCGGAACTGGGTGTGGGACACCGATCTCGGCAAGTACGTCGAGGAGTCCAACATCTACGCGGTCGAACTCACCAGCGACTGGTGGCACGACCCGTCCGGCACCACCAAACCGGCGATCGCACCGTCCTACCGCGACACGAACCTGGATCCGGCGGACCCGCCGGGCACCCGCAAGGACGGCTGGACGCCGATCCTGAACTACGGCTCGGACAAGCAGTCGTGGGAGAACGCGCACGTCGACGACTACGCCAAGACCGGCGGGCAGAAGAAGGACCGGCGCTGGGCCGAAGGTTCGACCACCGTCCGAACCACCGACGAGCACGGCAAACCGGTCTACCGCCTGACCTATTCGGCGAACAACTACGAGAACGAGCACTACGGCGTCGGCTACGCGACGGCGGACAGTCCACTCGGGCCGTTCCGCAAGAGCCCGGCGAACCCGGTGCTGTCCCAGGATCCGGCCCAGGGCGTGTACTCGACCGGGCACGGCAGCATCGTCGGCTCGCCGGATGGTTCGGAGGACTTCTACGTCCACCACGGTCGTCCGTCCACTGCGGACTCCCGGCGCGTCTACAGCTCACGGATGCGTGTGGACGGTGCACTGGCGATCGACCTGACCACGGCCGATCAGCCGTTGCCCTCGGGCGTCGGCCCGCTGCACCTCCGGTCGAGCGAGCGCCTGCTGCGGCTGCGGCCCGGGGTGCCCGGCGGTACCGACGTGACCGTACGCAGTGCCCCTGGCGCCGCCTTCGACCTGACCAACCCGCTGAACCGCTTGCACGCCAGGCTCGTCCCGGCGAGCGCGGGCACCGTCGAGGTCAGTGGCGGCCGCGTCACCGTGACCATGCCGCGAAACGGTGCCGGACTGCTGGAGATCGGCTACCAGCGCCTGCGTGCCGACGGCTCATACACCGAGGTCCCGCACGGCAAAGCCCTTATTCCGGTGCTCAGCCGGAGCTAG
- the yczE gene encoding membrane protein YczE — MSASSVARRMTAGEQLRAGRNARRVPQLLVGLVGYGISVTFLVESGLGASSWSVLAEGVSERTGLSFGWATNLIAVAVLVFWIPLRELPGLGTLLNVLLVGLSADFAVWFLPPPDTLAPRFGYYLAGLLMLTFFDAVYLGARFGSGPRDGLMTGAVRVTGKPIWLVRTGIEVAVLTVGWFLGGTAGLGTLVIALAMGPLVQQFLRRTTVRLPGDDLDNTAKSG; from the coding sequence ATGAGCGCCAGTTCCGTGGCCCGCCGGATGACCGCGGGCGAGCAACTCCGTGCCGGGCGCAACGCCCGCCGGGTCCCGCAACTGCTCGTCGGCCTGGTCGGCTACGGCATTTCCGTCACCTTCCTGGTCGAGTCCGGGCTCGGCGCGTCGAGTTGGAGCGTGCTCGCCGAGGGCGTCTCGGAGCGCACCGGGCTGAGCTTCGGCTGGGCCACGAACCTGATCGCCGTGGCCGTGCTGGTCTTCTGGATCCCGCTGCGGGAACTCCCTGGCCTCGGCACGCTGCTCAACGTCCTGCTGGTGGGGTTGTCGGCCGACTTCGCGGTCTGGTTCCTGCCGCCGCCGGACACGCTCGCGCCGCGGTTCGGCTACTACCTCGCCGGCCTGCTGATGCTCACCTTCTTCGACGCGGTGTACCTGGGTGCCCGCTTCGGTTCCGGCCCGCGCGACGGTCTGATGACCGGAGCCGTGCGGGTCACCGGCAAGCCGATCTGGCTGGTGCGCACCGGGATCGAGGTGGCCGTGCTGACCGTGGGCTGGTTCCTCGGCGGCACGGCCGGTCTCGGCACCTTGGTGATCGCGCTGGCGATGGGCCCGCTGGTGCAGCAGTTCCTGCGCCGCACCACGGTGCGCCTGCCCGGCGACGACCTTGACAACACGGCGAAAAGCGGCTGA